In Thunnus thynnus chromosome 4, fThuThy2.1, whole genome shotgun sequence, a genomic segment contains:
- the LOC137182199 gene encoding achaete-scute homolog 5-like, producing the protein MMSAAFSSSFMDQRPSVFGPGGALQRFSLPPSAGRCEDRGVPFILYPSSMGAPLRGPGPGLLPYLAPFHHHGHFSVYECPFEPAFIQKRNERERQRVKCVNQGYAKLREHLPGQSADRRLSKVETLRAAIRYIKYLQGLVQSPGSESPAADCGGEPSPAGGAQELTCLT; encoded by the coding sequence ATGATGAGCGCCgccttctcttcttccttcatGGATCAGCGTCCGTCAGTGTTCGGCCCCGGCGGCGCCCTGCAGCGCTTCAGTCTGCCTCCCTCTGCTGGTCGCTGTGAGGACCGCGGCGTCCCCTTCATCCTCTACCCCTCCAGCATGGGGGCCCCTCTGAGGGGCCCCGGCCCCGGCCTCCTGCCCTACCTGGCCCCCTTCCACCACCACGGACACTTCAGCGTGTACGAGTGTCCCTTCGAGCCGGCCTTCATCCAGAAGAGGAACGAGCGCGAGCGTCAGCGGGTGAAGTGCGTAAACCAGGGTTACGCCAAGCTGAGGGAGCACCTGCCGGGTCAGAGCGCCGACCGCCGCCTCAGCAAGGTGGAGACGCTGCGCGCCGCCATCAGGTACATCAAATACCTGCAGGGGCTGGTGCAGTCGCCCGGCTCGGAGTCTCCAGCAGCAGACTGTGGAGGAGAACCTTCACCTGCAGGAGGCGCTCAGGAGCTCACCTGTCTGACCTGA